From the genome of Blautia pseudococcoides, one region includes:
- a CDS encoding ABC transporter ATP-binding protein — MSFIEFQNVKKIYGSKNEVEIRALDNASFSVEKGELAVILGASGAGKTTALNILGGMDSATEGEVIVDGKHVNELKAKDLVTYRRNDVGFVFQFYNLVPNLTALENVELAVQICRDSLDPATVLGKVGLAERTSNFPAQLSGGEQQRVAIARAIAKNPKLLLCDEPTGALDYNTGKQILQLLQDTCRKEHMTVIIITHNSALAPMADRVIRFRSGKVTEITKNASPIPVEKIEW; from the coding sequence GTGTCATTTATAGAATTCCAAAATGTAAAAAAAATATACGGCAGCAAGAATGAGGTGGAGATCAGAGCGTTGGACAATGCCAGTTTTTCCGTGGAAAAGGGGGAGCTTGCAGTGATCCTGGGGGCATCCGGAGCAGGAAAGACCACTGCCCTCAATATTCTGGGCGGTATGGACAGTGCCACTGAGGGAGAAGTTATTGTAGACGGAAAACATGTAAATGAATTAAAGGCAAAGGATTTAGTCACATACAGACGCAATGATGTGGGATTTGTATTTCAGTTTTACAACCTTGTACCAAATCTCACAGCTCTTGAAAATGTAGAACTGGCTGTTCAGATATGCAGGGATTCTCTGGATCCGGCTACAGTTTTGGGAAAGGTAGGGCTTGCAGAGAGAACCTCGAATTTTCCGGCACAGCTTTCCGGCGGTGAGCAGCAGAGGGTAGCTATAGCCAGGGCAATAGCCAAAAATCCCAAGCTCTTACTCTGTGATGAACCAACAGGCGCCCTTGACTACAATACGGGCAAGCAGATCCTTCAGCTTCTGCAGGATACCTGCCGCAAGGAGCATATGACGGTTATCATTATTACGCACAATTCTGCGCTGGCGCCCATGGCTGACCGGGTCATCCGGTTCAGGAGCGGAAAAGTGACGGAGATAACAAAAAATGCATCCCCCATTCCGGTGGAAAAGATTGAATGGTAG
- a CDS encoding helix-turn-helix transcriptional regulator has product MSLHNRLKEYRAKLDINQQEMGRRVGASRQTISLIERGDYSPSVTLALKIAKECGASVEDIFWYVEDGNEEA; this is encoded by the coding sequence ATGTCGCTGCACAACCGCCTGAAGGAATACAGGGCAAAGCTGGATATCAACCAGCAGGAAATGGGGCGGCGCGTGGGAGCATCCCGGCAGACCATCAGCCTCATTGAGCGAGGAGATTACTCCCCATCTGTGACTCTGGCATTGAAAATAGCCAAGGAGTGCGGGGCATCCGTGGAGGACATTTTCTGGTATGTGGAGGACGGGAATGAAGAAGCATAA
- a CDS encoding ABC transporter permease, with product MRQVTTVFSYTLKEAARKKAFIVSTVIIMVMVLGLCLAPRIISAVKGSGSEKETGTGGTENSSEQIAVDEDAPVCYLIDQTGIFEKNLDSLRKIYMDRNFKIASKEEEEGIRAEIRENENNALISIEEKDGAPFIHVVNANFMKGISAQKISDECNKIWQKNVLEESGVDSRTIAESTLSLPFTEESVGDMDVTGYILGLAVVFIMFFAVYYYGYGVAMSVASEKTSRVMETLVVSAKPSRILIGKCLAMGVLGLIQMVVIIAFAVICYTVFVPANFNIGGVAISFSSITPFTVFILLVYFILGYALYAVMNSVCGAAVSKVEDLNSAMMPVMFISLGSFYLGYFTAIAGGGSSGLAKFAMYLPFSSPFSVPFTLLTGGMKTGDLLVSMGLLLLFIIVIAAVSIRVYSASVLHYGNKLKMKELLRMR from the coding sequence ATGAGACAGGTAACAACAGTATTTTCATACACCCTAAAAGAGGCAGCCAGAAAGAAAGCCTTTATTGTATCAACTGTGATCATTATGGTCATGGTGCTGGGTCTGTGTCTGGCTCCGCGGATCATATCAGCCGTGAAGGGCAGCGGCAGCGAGAAAGAGACAGGTACGGGGGGCACGGAAAATTCTTCAGAACAGATTGCTGTGGACGAAGATGCACCCGTCTGTTACCTGATCGACCAGACCGGGATTTTTGAGAAGAATCTGGATTCCTTAAGAAAGATATATATGGACAGGAATTTTAAGATCGCCTCAAAAGAGGAGGAGGAAGGCATTCGTGCTGAAATCAGAGAAAATGAAAACAACGCTCTGATCTCCATTGAGGAGAAGGACGGAGCTCCCTTTATCCATGTGGTAAATGCTAATTTCATGAAGGGAATAAGCGCTCAGAAAATATCAGATGAGTGTAATAAAATATGGCAGAAAAATGTCCTGGAAGAGAGTGGTGTGGACAGCCGGACCATTGCAGAATCCACCCTGTCTCTGCCATTCACAGAGGAATCCGTAGGTGATATGGATGTTACAGGTTATATTCTGGGCCTGGCTGTGGTATTTATCATGTTTTTTGCAGTATATTATTACGGCTACGGCGTTGCCATGTCTGTGGCATCGGAAAAGACCTCCCGGGTTATGGAGACCTTGGTTGTCTCAGCAAAACCATCCAGGATCCTCATCGGAAAATGTCTGGCAATGGGAGTCTTGGGACTGATCCAGATGGTGGTTATCATTGCCTTTGCAGTTATATGCTACACGGTATTTGTGCCTGCGAATTTTAATATAGGCGGAGTTGCAATTAGTTTTTCCAGCATCACACCGTTCACGGTTTTCATTTTACTGGTTTATTTTATACTGGGATATGCATTGTACGCGGTGATGAATTCCGTATGCGGCGCGGCTGTGAGCAAGGTGGAGGACCTGAACTCAGCCATGATGCCTGTAATGTTTATCAGTCTTGGCAGCTTTTATCTGGGATATTTTACAGCTATCGCCGGAGGCGGAAGCAGCGGATTGGCCAAATTTGCCATGTATCTGCCGTTCTCCTCACCGTTTTCCGTACCGTTCACTCTGCTGACAGGCGGGATGAAGACAGGGGATTTGTTGGTTTCCATGGGCCTTCTCCTTCTATTTATCATTGTGATCGCGGCAGTGTCAATAAGGGTGTACAGTGCATCTGTTCTCCATTACGGAAATAAGCTGAAAATGAAAGAACTTTTAAGAATGAGATAA
- a CDS encoding DUF3169 family protein: MKKHKKEKKGYLEFIMIILVSGLMGGVGTVIIGEHGGDVEKLGSILETFIGKGAFWFIVLMSILGSIANTYMVLTVRKKFREWDGEDDETAEQIERYNNRCQGIISCCSTMVMVLSGVNIVYGLHRSESKASLAVIPTLFVGYCLWSAFSEHILVEQTKKMNPEKKGNALSLHFNRDWDKSCDEQEKARMYEAAYVVYRKSNWLYAGIYIVLLMCSVAVDIGVLPFLMLGIIWTYQIVLYICNYEKRR; the protein is encoded by the coding sequence ATGAAGAAGCATAAAAAAGAGAAAAAAGGATATCTGGAATTTATTATGATCATTCTGGTCAGCGGTCTTATGGGCGGGGTAGGTACTGTGATCATAGGAGAGCACGGCGGGGATGTGGAAAAACTGGGAAGTATTCTGGAGACATTCATTGGTAAGGGCGCCTTTTGGTTCATAGTCCTTATGTCCATCCTGGGCAGTATTGCCAATACATACATGGTGCTCACAGTCCGGAAGAAGTTCCGTGAATGGGATGGAGAGGACGATGAGACAGCAGAACAGATTGAAAGATACAACAATCGCTGCCAGGGAATCATATCATGCTGCTCCACAATGGTAATGGTATTAAGCGGTGTAAACATTGTTTACGGACTTCACAGGAGTGAAAGTAAAGCCAGCCTTGCAGTGATACCCACTTTGTTCGTGGGATACTGTTTGTGGTCCGCCTTCTCAGAACATATTCTGGTTGAACAGACAAAGAAGATGAATCCTGAAAAGAAAGGCAACGCTTTGTCGCTGCATTTTAACCGGGATTGGGATAAAAGCTGCGATGAACAGGAGAAGGCCAGAATGTATGAGGCTGCCTATGTGGTATACAGAAAGTCCAATTGGCTTTATGCAGGCATCTATATAGTTTTGCTGATGTGTTCCGTGGCAGTGGATATCGGTGTACTGCCGTTTCTTATGCTAGGAATTATCTGGACGTACCAGATTGTTCTATATATATGTAACTATGAAAAAAGGCGTTAA
- a CDS encoding glutamate-5-semialdehyde dehydrogenase codes for MNIKEATQKMKQDSFRMAALSKEQRNAALEAVRTALLANQEAVFQANREDMEAAEKAGIAAAVMKRLKFDEHKLQDVTAGIAELINLPDPLSKVQLARELDEGLELYRVTCPIGVIGIIFEARPDALVQISSLCLKSGNCAILKGGKETARTNKVLFDIIYQAAVQAGAPKGCMLQAELHNEIDELLSCHETVDLLIPRGSNQFVQYIMNNTKIPVMGHADGVCHIYVDESFEQQKAVPIILDAKTQYTAACNAVETLLVNRKIAEEFLPVISKALEENHVKIRGTAEVSEIIPCEVMEEDAFDTEYLDLVISVKLVDNVQEAVEHINRFGSHHTDCIITENEETALTFMQLADSAGVYRNCSTRFADGFRYGFGAEVGISTGKIHARGPVGLEGLVTYKYKLFGSGQTVGEYADGTKQFHFKDLEA; via the coding sequence ATGAATATAAAAGAAGCAACCCAGAAAATGAAACAGGATAGTTTCCGCATGGCAGCGCTCAGCAAGGAACAGAGAAATGCTGCATTGGAGGCAGTGAGAACCGCACTTCTTGCGAATCAGGAGGCTGTCTTCCAAGCAAACCGTGAAGATATGGAAGCAGCAGAGAAAGCGGGAATTGCAGCTGCCGTGATGAAAAGGCTCAAATTTGATGAACATAAGCTCCAGGATGTGACTGCAGGGATCGCGGAACTTATCAATCTGCCGGATCCCCTCTCAAAAGTACAGCTTGCAAGAGAGCTGGATGAAGGGCTGGAATTATACCGGGTGACATGTCCCATCGGTGTGATCGGTATTATATTCGAGGCCAGGCCGGATGCCCTGGTGCAGATTTCTTCCCTCTGTTTAAAAAGCGGAAACTGTGCCATCCTAAAAGGAGGGAAAGAAACAGCCAGGACAAACAAAGTTCTGTTTGACATCATCTATCAGGCAGCCGTCCAAGCAGGTGCGCCAAAGGGGTGTATGCTGCAGGCAGAACTGCATAATGAAATTGATGAGCTTTTGTCCTGCCATGAGACGGTTGACCTGCTCATTCCAAGAGGCTCCAATCAGTTTGTACAATATATTATGAACAATACGAAAATTCCGGTCATGGGTCATGCCGACGGTGTGTGTCATATATATGTGGACGAATCCTTTGAACAACAGAAGGCAGTGCCGATCATCCTTGATGCTAAGACACAGTATACCGCGGCCTGCAATGCTGTGGAGACCCTGCTTGTCAACAGGAAAATTGCAGAGGAGTTTCTGCCAGTGATCAGCAAAGCCCTGGAAGAGAACCATGTGAAGATCAGGGGAACCGCGGAAGTGTCAGAAATCATACCCTGTGAAGTTATGGAGGAGGATGCCTTCGATACGGAGTATCTGGACCTGGTGATCTCTGTGAAACTGGTGGACAATGTACAGGAGGCAGTGGAACACATTAACAGATTCGGCTCCCACCATACGGATTGTATTATTACAGAAAACGAAGAGACAGCCCTGACCTTTATGCAGCTTGCGGATTCCGCAGGTGTATACCGGAATTGTTCTACAAGGTTTGCCGACGGATTCCGTTACGGATTCGGTGCGGAAGTGGGGATCAGTACCGGTAAGATCCATGCCAGGGGTCCTGTGGGGCTGGAAGGTCTGGTAACCTATAAATATAAGCTGTTTGGCAGCGGACAGACGGTGGGAGAGTATGCAGACGGCACAAAGCAGTTTCATTTTAAAGACCTGGAGGCATAA
- a CDS encoding ABC transporter ATP-binding protein, protein MSLVVENLTKRFGEKTAVDHLSFSMETPGVFGLLGTNGAGKTTTIRTILGIMEADEGKAQWNGRKINRETLAFGYLPEERGIYMKTKVLEQLIYFGMLRGMKREAVKKAALGYMERLGVMEYRNMPAEKLSKGNQQKVQLISAIIHNPRLVFLDEPFSGLDPVNGKMLRDLVSELVEEGKYIILSTHQMETVEEYCKNLLILNRGRTILQGNLKEIKSAFGHTNLCVAVNADVEEIAREEGLEVFEVRAAETEYKINGDEMAHRFLKRMLDAGIYPNKFEIREPSLQEIFVRKAGETE, encoded by the coding sequence ATGAGTTTAGTAGTGGAAAACCTGACAAAGCGGTTTGGAGAGAAAACAGCGGTTGACCATCTGTCCTTTTCCATGGAGACACCGGGGGTATTTGGCCTTCTGGGAACCAATGGGGCGGGCAAGACCACCACGATCCGGACTATACTGGGGATTATGGAGGCTGATGAAGGTAAAGCCCAGTGGAATGGAAGAAAAATCAACAGGGAGACACTGGCTTTCGGCTATCTGCCGGAGGAGCGTGGCATCTATATGAAGACGAAGGTTCTGGAACAGCTTATTTATTTCGGGATGCTCCGCGGTATGAAGCGGGAAGCAGTGAAGAAAGCAGCGCTTGGCTATATGGAACGCCTTGGAGTGATGGAGTATAGAAATATGCCTGCGGAAAAGCTTTCAAAGGGAAACCAGCAGAAGGTGCAGCTGATATCTGCCATTATCCATAATCCGAGACTTGTCTTTCTGGATGAACCTTTTTCCGGCCTGGACCCGGTGAACGGCAAAATGCTGAGGGATTTGGTATCTGAGCTTGTGGAAGAGGGGAAATATATTATTCTGAGTACGCATCAGATGGAGACCGTAGAAGAATACTGTAAAAACCTTCTGATCCTGAACAGGGGCAGAACAATCCTGCAGGGGAATTTAAAAGAGATCAAATCAGCGTTTGGCCACACCAATCTATGTGTTGCTGTAAATGCGGACGTGGAGGAGATAGCCAGGGAAGAAGGACTGGAAGTTTTTGAAGTGCGTGCCGCTGAGACAGAGTATAAAATTAATGGGGATGAGATGGCTCACAGATTCCTGAAAAGAATGCTGGATGCAGGAATCTACCCAAACAAATTTGAAATCCGGGAACCATCTTTACAGGAGATTTTCGTCAGAAAGGCAGGGGAGACAGAATGA
- the nagB gene encoding glucosamine-6-phosphate deaminase: MKIYRTKDYDEMSKKAAHIIAAQIVLKPDCVLGLATGSTPVGTYKNLVEWYKSGDLDFSTLSSCNLDEYRGLSPENDQSYRYFMNTNLFDHVNIRKDHTFVPDGQEADSNKACQMYEQIIQDLGGIDLQLLGLGHNGHIGFNEPAEEFPKTTHCVDLTESTIQANKRFFEKESDVPRQAYTMGIGTIMSAKKILVVVSGEDKAEILNKIINGPVTPQVPASILQLHPDVTIVADNAALSQVK, translated from the coding sequence ATGAAAATCTACAGAACAAAAGACTACGATGAAATGAGCAAAAAAGCGGCACACATCATTGCTGCTCAGATTGTATTAAAACCTGACTGTGTTCTCGGTCTGGCAACCGGCTCCACACCGGTAGGCACATACAAGAACCTGGTTGAATGGTATAAAAGCGGGGATTTGGATTTCTCCACACTTTCCTCCTGCAATCTGGATGAATACAGAGGGTTAAGCCCTGAAAATGACCAGAGCTACCGTTACTTTATGAATACAAATCTGTTCGATCATGTAAATATTCGCAAAGACCATACTTTTGTACCGGACGGACAGGAAGCAGACAGCAACAAAGCCTGCCAGATGTATGAGCAGATCATCCAGGATCTGGGCGGCATTGACCTGCAGCTTTTGGGCCTTGGACACAACGGACATATTGGCTTTAACGAGCCTGCAGAGGAATTCCCCAAAACAACACATTGTGTTGACCTGACAGAGAGCACTATCCAGGCCAACAAACGTTTCTTTGAAAAAGAATCTGATGTTCCGAGACAGGCCTACACCATGGGTATCGGAACCATCATGAGCGCCAAAAAAATCCTTGTTGTAGTAAGCGGTGAGGATAAAGCGGAAATCCTTAACAAGATCATCAACGGACCGGTCACGCCTCAGGTTCCTGCATCCATCCTGCAGCTTCATCCTGATGTGACGATCGTTGCTGATAATGCGGCACTTTCCCAAGTTAAATAA
- a CDS encoding helix-turn-helix transcriptional regulator, whose protein sequence is MPFESLELREDISISKVVTIHYFEYMSDFNFPGESHDFWEFVCVDKGEVDIMAGDRPHTLKRGQVAFHKPNEFHSLKANGRIAPNLVVISFECSSPAMQYFEGLITEIGETARYLMAQIIYEAKHCIATPLDDPYTTHMERHPGADFGSEQLIKLYLEHLLIHLVREQLKGRSTAPAVVKSIKQKNDAIIYKRITAYLEEHIREHLTIDEICRENLIGRSQLQKLFREQNQCGVIEYFSRLKIELAKQLIRENHHNFTQISDFLGYTSIHYFSRQFKKLSGMTPSEYASSIKLLAERP, encoded by the coding sequence ATGCCATTTGAAAGTCTTGAATTAAGAGAAGATATCAGTATCTCCAAAGTTGTCACCATACACTATTTTGAATATATGAGTGACTTTAATTTTCCCGGGGAATCCCATGATTTCTGGGAATTTGTCTGTGTTGATAAAGGAGAGGTGGATATCATGGCCGGCGACAGGCCACACACACTGAAGAGGGGACAGGTTGCCTTCCACAAACCGAATGAATTCCACAGCCTGAAGGCCAATGGCCGGATCGCGCCAAACCTGGTGGTTATTTCATTTGAATGCAGCTCTCCCGCCATGCAGTATTTTGAGGGGCTTATAACAGAAATCGGTGAAACAGCCCGTTATCTCATGGCTCAGATCATTTACGAAGCCAAACACTGCATTGCCACACCCCTTGATGACCCTTATACTACCCATATGGAACGGCACCCGGGGGCAGATTTCGGTTCCGAACAACTGATCAAGCTTTATCTGGAACATCTGCTCATACACCTTGTGCGGGAGCAGCTAAAAGGCCGCAGCACCGCACCTGCTGTAGTCAAATCCATCAAGCAGAAAAATGATGCCATCATTTACAAGCGGATCACCGCCTATCTGGAGGAACATATCCGTGAGCATCTGACCATTGATGAAATCTGCAGAGAAAACCTGATCGGCCGCTCCCAGCTTCAGAAACTTTTCCGGGAGCAGAACCAGTGCGGTGTCATTGAATACTTCTCACGGCTTAAAATCGAGCTGGCAAAACAGCTCATCCGGGAGAATCACCACAATTTTACGCAGATATCAGATTTCCTTGGCTATACTTCCATCCATTATTTTTCCAGGCAGTTTAAAAAGCTCTCAGGCATGACCCCGTCCGAATATGCCTCATCCATTAAACTGCTTGCCGAAAGGCCATAA
- a CDS encoding CPBP family intramembrane glutamic endopeptidase, protein MVKKAKTLLLSLAPIVLMYIIQILVVFGMQFLIIFADRFLNMIHIYQSPVLQYVINQYVYIISAASYGLFLLVGYFWYRRVMADRRAVYLERGHKPGMDSGAILGIFFVALFIQFAVSSLLNILAVVAPDLMGQYMEVMEGLGMSEPSIISMLYVIIMAPLAEELLMRGLCLKILENSFPFWAANFLQALYFGIYHMNLVQGCYAFVMGLILGRLVKKYGTLKASILCHFIINFSGQVISVINFSIIGIFTGALVCAGILVILFIWEKRKNEEYLYK, encoded by the coding sequence ATGGTAAAAAAAGCAAAGACACTTCTGCTGAGTCTGGCACCAATTGTGCTTATGTATATCATCCAGATTCTGGTGGTATTTGGGATGCAGTTTCTGATCATTTTTGCTGACCGTTTTTTGAATATGATCCATATATACCAGTCACCGGTGCTGCAGTATGTGATAAATCAATATGTGTATATCATAAGTGCTGCGTCCTATGGGCTTTTTCTGCTGGTGGGGTATTTTTGGTACCGCAGAGTGATGGCAGACAGACGGGCTGTTTATCTGGAGCGGGGGCATAAGCCGGGCATGGATTCAGGAGCAATACTGGGTATCTTTTTTGTGGCTTTATTTATCCAGTTTGCGGTCAGCAGCCTTTTGAATATTCTTGCCGTAGTGGCCCCGGACCTGATGGGACAGTACATGGAAGTGATGGAAGGACTGGGAATGTCAGAGCCGTCCATTATTTCCATGCTGTATGTGATCATTATGGCGCCTTTGGCGGAAGAGCTGCTTATGAGAGGGCTCTGCCTGAAAATATTGGAAAATAGTTTCCCTTTCTGGGCCGCTAATTTTCTTCAGGCATTGTATTTCGGCATTTATCATATGAATCTGGTACAGGGGTGTTATGCTTTTGTGATGGGATTGATCCTGGGCAGACTGGTAAAAAAATACGGTACCTTGAAGGCATCCATACTCTGTCACTTTATTATTAATTTCAGCGGACAGGTGATTTCCGTAATAAATTTCAGCATAATTGGAATCTTTACAGGGGCACTGGTATGCGCAGGAATTCTGGTGATTTTATTTATTTGGGAAAAAAGAAAAAACGAAGAATATCTCTATAAATGA